One genomic region from Quercus robur chromosome 4, dhQueRobu3.1, whole genome shotgun sequence encodes:
- the LOC126721134 gene encoding disease resistance protein RPM1-like: MAEVAVFGAITLVDKLSLWLVESWFDFKRIEIEIEELRKWLNTIKVYLEDTEGREDTEGLKLRSYVRDLAFEIQDVIEDLMYEATERPRHLRQAIKFIYASMFCPSKRFSSRMKAIKCKIRSIDALCICPPHVRTVRSSSNLFLGDEHHVGIEKHIKPLLSLVCLEDSSDKVISVIGDAGSGKTTLISEVYHILNSNFNCKAWVSVSRSSDGLLEKLCEALELPHKINKLRSCLQHKRYLLVLDDIWNENEWNWIKNVLPSNNTGSRIIITTRKRSLGSYCASSSHYIYDLNLHPLTCEEAWELFCDKAFQDGKCPDFLVDWSVKIVKRCEGLPHAIVTIGKFLSNKQQSMMEFRKVHDSLQYEPDNPFSHSFYRILWPSYYRLPPNLKSCFLYFGLFPEDYSIKCGRIIRLWVAEGFIEQKRGKTLEQVAYEYLDELIQMSLVQVSRWDLDGQVRSCRVSNLVRGFILSETMKDNFFTVVSRQHTSLGGEKIRRLSLHNCSPSILQSKDLSYLRTFSLFGGDNRIESFPRSFFRKVRLLTVLDLENSALHHFPEEAVKLNLLTYLSLRNTKIDSVPKSIKKLQNLIILDLKETLVTIFPMEIVKLHKLLFLFVGGRDTYQAAVGAQVSSGIGCLTMLEKLSLIKANNKNQSIVKELGNLIHMRELGITELKVEDGKNLCASIEKMEHLCSLYVNSASKEEYLDLNYVTNSPQLINSLILGGRLEEIPAWIGKLNSLSKIQLKWSKLQSSPLEALQALPSLKELHLYDAYTGTVMEFSAECFSELKMLEIEQCNRLNKVVIQERALPKLQKLTIKKCDSLVMVHVTKNLLSQLEEVLVPQDLISIIKG; this comes from the coding sequence ATGGCAGAAGTTGCAGTCTTCGGAGCAATAACTCTAGTTGATAAGTTGTCACTGTGGCTCGTCGAAAGTTGGTTTGACTTCAAGCGTATTGAGATTGAAATTGAAGAGCTAAGAAAATGGTTGAATACTATAAAAGTTTACCTGGAGGACACAGAAGGAAGAGAAGATACCGAGGGTTTGAAGCTTCGATCGTATGTGCGGGATTTAGCCTTTGAAATTCAGGATGTAATTGAAGATCTCATGTATGAAGCTACTGAACGCCCCCGTCATCTTCGTCAGGccatcaaatttatttatgcgAGCATGTTTTGTCCATCAAAGCGATTTTCCTCCCGAATGAAAGCGATCAAGTGCAAAATTAGAAGCATCGATGCACTTTGCATTTGTCCCCCCCACGTTCGTACGGTAAGATCAAGTTCCAATTTATTTTTGGGGGATGAACATCATGTGGGCATTGAGAAGCATATAAAGCCTCTTCTTAGTCTTGTTTGCCTTGAAGATTCAAGTGATAAGGTAATTTCAGTAATTGGAGATGCTGGCTCAGGTAAAACAACTCTTATTAGCGAAGTTTACcatattttgaattcaaattttaattgcaAAGCTTGGGTTTCCGTCTCACGCTCTTCTGATGGCTTGTTAGAGAAACTTTGTGAGGCACTGGAATTACCtcacaaaataaataagttgCGCTCTTGTTTACAACATAAAAGGTACCTCCTTGTTTTAGATGATATTTGGAATGAGAATGAGTGGAATTGGATTAAAAATGTGCTTCCTTCTAATAATACTGGTAGTAGAATAATCATCACCACACGTAAACGCAGTTTAGGTTCTTATTGTGCTAGTTCCAGTCATTATATCTATGATCTCAACCTTCATCCATTAACATGCGAAGAGGCTTGGGAGCTCTTTTGTGATAAGGCCTTCCAGGATGGTAAATGCCCGgattttttggttgattggtctgtgaaaattgtaaaaagatGTGAAGGATTGCCGCATGCAATTGTTACTATTGGAAAATTCTTGTCAAATAAGCAACAAAGCATGATGGAGTTTAGGAAGGTCCATGATTCCCTTCAATATGAACCAGATAATCCTTTTAGTCACTCTTTCTATAGAATTTTATGGCCAAGTTATTATCGTCTTCCGCCCAATCTCAAGTCTTGTTTCTTGTACTTTGGCCTTTTTCCTGAGGATTACTCTATCAAATGTGGAAGAATAATTCGCCTGTGGGTAGCTGAGGGATTCATTGAACAAAAACGAGGTAAAACTCTAGAGCAAGTGGCGTATGAGTACTTAGATGAGCTAATTCAAATGAGCTTGGTTCAAGTGAGCAGATGGGATTTAGATGGACAAGTAAGGAGTTGTCGAGTTTCTAATCTTGTAAGAGGGTTCATTCTTTCCGAGACTATGAAGGACAACTTCTTTACTGTTGTGAGCAGACAACACACCAGTTTGGGGGGTGAGAAGATCCGGCGCTTATCTCTCCACAATTGCTCCCCCTCTATATTACAAAGCAAGGACCTCTCTTATCTTCGTACATTTTCTCTGTTTGGGGGAGACAATCGAATTGAATCATTTCCCAGAAGTTTTTTCAGAAAGGTCAGGTTGTTGACAGTTTTAGATTTGGAAAATTCAGCCTTGCATCATTTTCCTGAAGAAGCTGTCAAACTCAACCTCCTAACGTACCTAAGTCTGAGGAATACAAAGATAGATTCAGTTCCAAAATCTATTAAGAAGCTTCAAAACTTAATCATTTTGGACCTTAAAGAAACTCTTGTCACCATTTTCCCAATGGAGATCGTTAAACTTCATAAGTTGctctttttgtttgttggtGGCCGAGACACATATCAGGCTGCTGTAGGGGCACAAGTGTCTTCCGGAATTGGGTGTTTGACAATGTTAGAGAAACTATCACTTATCAAGGCAAACAACAAGAACCAGAGCATTGTAAAAGAGTTAGGGAACTTGATTCATATGAGGGAACTTGGGATCACAGAACTCAAGGTTGAAGatggaaaaaatttgtgtgcATCCATTGAGAAGATGGAGCATCTTTGCTCTTTGTATGTGAACTCAGCAAGCAAGGAGGAGTATCTTGATTTGAATTATGTGACGAACTCTCCTCAACTGATTAATAGTCTAATTCTTGGAGGGAGGTTGGAGGAAATTCCAGCATGGATTGGTAAACTTAACAGTTTGTCTAAAATACAGCTCAAATGGTCAAAATTGCAGAGCAGCCCACTCGAGGCCCTTCAGGCTTTGCCTTCACTAAAGGAGCTTCATCTGTATGATGCTTACACTGGTACGGTGATGGAATTTAGTGCTGAATGCTTTTCGGAATTGAAGATGTTAGAAATTGAACAATGCAATAGGTTAAACAAGGTTGTGATTCAAGAACGAGCATTGCCTAAACTTCAAAAGCtgacaataaaaaaatgtgatagCTTGGTCATGGTGCACGTAACAAAGAATTTGCTCAGCCAGCTGGAGGAAGTGCTTGTTCCACAAGACCTTATTAGTATAATAAAAGGATGA